Genomic segment of Salvelinus sp. IW2-2015 linkage group LG17, ASM291031v2, whole genome shotgun sequence:
aaattagaaaaaaaaatccagaaaatcgcattgtaggatttttaatgaatttatttgccaattatggtggaaaataagtatttggtcatctacaaacaagcaagatttctgtctctcacagacctgtaacttcttctttaagaggctcctctgtcctccactcgttacctgtattaatggcacctgtttgaacttgttatcagtataaaagacacctgtccacaacctcaaacagtcacactccaaactccactatggcaagaccaaagagctgtcaaggacaccagaacaaaattgtagacctgcaccaggctgggaagactgcaataggtaagcagcttggtttgaagaaatcaactgtgggagcaattattaggaaatggaaaacatacaagaccactgataatctccctcgatctggggctccacgcaagatctcaccccatggggtcaaaatgatcacaagaacggtgagcaaaaatcccagaaccacacggggggacctagtgaatgacctgcagagagctgggaccaaagtaacaaagcctaccatcagtaacacactacagggaatcaaatcctgcagtgccagacgtgtccccctgcttaagccagtacatgtccaggcccgtctgaagtttgctagagagcatttggatgatccagaagaagattgggagaatgtcatatggtcagatgaaaccaaaatagaactttttggtaaaaactcaactcgttgtgtttggaggacaaagaatgctgagttgcatccaaagaacaccatacctactgtgaagcatgggggtggaaacatcatgctttggggctgtttttctgcaaagggaccaggacgactgatccctgtaaaggacagaatgaatggggccatgtatcgtgagattttgagtgaaaacctccttccatcagcaagggcattgaagatgaaacgtggctgggtcattcagcatgacaatgatcccaaacataccgccgaaggagtggcttcgtaagaagcatttcaaggtcctggagtggcctagccagtctccagatctcaaccccatagaaaatctttggagggagttgaaagtctgtgttgcccagcaacagccccaaaacatcactgctctgcatggaggaatgggccaaaataccagcaacagtgtgtgaaaaccttgtgaagacttacagaaaacgtttgacctctgtcattgccaacaaagggtatataacaaagtattgagaaacttttgttattgaccaaatacttattttccaccataatttgcaaataaattcattaaaaatcctacaatgtgattttctggattcttttttctcattttgtctgtcatagttgaagtgtacctatgatgacaattacaggcctctctcatctttttaagtgggagaacttgcacaattggtgcctgactaaatacttttttgccccactgtatatgtaaaacacaggaaaatcacagttttgactgcattgggccttGCAGCAATAAATATTCTGGTCTGACTTGAATAGTCAGCGAGGAGAACATTTTGTTCACTTTCTAAAATGCTTTATTCTTCTTTCCCCAGGTTCTTGTGAATATAGGCAACTATTTCACTTTGGAGTCAGTGTTTTTGTCACCCAGAAAAGGGATCTACAGTTTTAATTTTCACGTTATAAAAGTGTACCAGAGTCAGACTATACAGGTAAGCTATTTGTTTTGGCCAAATTGATTCAACAATTTAGTTCCAGTTATAATATAATGTGATTCCCATGAGACAATTAATTTTCTATACATTGGCCATGGCTACATTATTTGAAAGGGCCTTGTAGTGTGTTAGGAAATGTGCCTAAGACTATTTTGTCTAAGTCTATTCTGGACTATTTCCTGTGTAAGCCTGTTGGAACATTTGGGTTTGCATTGACAGACTGGTTATTAGAGGAAGCAGAAACAAATCTCTGACGAAGCGCTTGATTTCAATGGATGAGAGAGTTAACCGTGTCAATGTTAGGAAAATGTCCTGTAGAACTTCAATGGGAAATCACAGACACTGCATGGCACAGCTTCTAATTTGGTGATGTATGTTTTGCACAATTGTAGTGTCAATTTCCAGTCCTCTCTTTGTGACGCTCCGAAGCCTGGAGAGGTCTAGGCTGTCTCTGGGTGCGAAAAGGGGGAGTAGACTACATGAGCTTATTAAACAGACAATCTTTTTATTCTGGCTATTTAAGAAAGTGACGAAACTAATCTAAACtagaatgtttttttctctccaaagtaCGTCAAGGGAAGGGCTCCTGCAAACTGTACATATTTGAACTAAAACAATAGTTTATAGCAAATAGCTACTCTATGTAGCTGTGGATGATAATGCTGTTTGGCAATGCAATCATAGCATGGCAAGATATTTTAGTACAGAACAGTAGCGACATTAGCTGCATTTCTCCCCTGTCTTGTTTATTTTCGCTCATTGCTGTCTCTTTGGGTCATCCAGGTGAACTTAATGTTGAATGGGAAACCTGTCATCTCAGCTTTTGCGGGTGACAAAGACGTAACTCGAGAGGCAGCCACCAATGGAGTTCTGCTCTTTTTGGATAAAGAGGACAAGGTCTACCTTAAACTGGAGAAGGGAAATCTAGTTGGCGGATGGCAATACTCTACATTCTCTGGTTTCCTTGTTTtcccactgtaaaaaaaaaaaaagaaagcccCACAGTTCAAATGACTTTATCAACAATGTACTGTCACTGTATAATCAAAACATTTCTACATCAGTTGGATCTAGCCAAAGGATGGAAAATATCATGTTCCGTGGTCATGGATTActacagagagaagaaaagagacatTGAAAAGCTTTGATGTTTAATGGAAATGGGAATCCCTCTGCAAATGCAATACTGCTAAAGAAAAACTACTTCAACTGACGAACATGCGTTCACAGCAATTCTTCACACACAAACTTAATAGTCGCAGAATATGTTTAGCATAGCATCTTTTGAAATTCGTTTTTCTTAGCAAGCGTGGCATACACGGTATTTAGCAGTGACAGATCCTGTCTCGTCTGATTATACAAAAAGTTGTGATTGAGTAGGACTGCATAGAAGATCCAGGTCACTTCTGACAGCACATCACCAGTTTGTTTTGTCTGGCCATCCCCATGTGTATCTCATTACTAGACCAGCTCTGGCTATTAAACAATCAGCTGTCTGCACCATAATGGAGCAACCAACTTGTTTCTGTAGGTGTGAGAAACAGTTTTTGGTGTGTTAGGAAATTACTGACAAATTGGAGTAAAATGTGCCCAACGTTTGCAGATAGATGAACACAATGCAGTTTAATTGCAGTCATAGCCTTTAGccttatatacatatatacacagtatTTTATAAGTCTAAACAGATGTTGTAGATGCAATATTTTAATTTGAACTGAGAAGTAGTGGAGGCTCAAGTTGATGCTCAAGAGTTGGAAACTGCATTAGGTATGGTCTTTTGATGTCACTATTGACCTCCCTCGTCACAGCCTATGCTGCTGGCCATGTCTATACCTGTCCGTGGTCAGTCacatgtcatgtgtttgtttgaactTCGACCTTAGATGGGTACACCCGTGGAGTCATGTGCAATGCTTCATTGAAGAGATCACGATTGTATATGTtaacactttttaaaaacattttatgcacattcatttatttatttattgaatatttacACATTAGTTTATTTATAATAGCTTGGTGAATTTAAATGCTTATTTAAGTGAATGACCAAATTTGGCATTTACATCCAATGATTTCAAATTGTTATGTTATCAATGACTGCCACATGACCTGTGGCACCTTCAAAGTATCTGAGATTTCCTCTTACCATTTGTATACAGCCGGTGCATTTTAACAATATTTTAAGTATTTGGGAGATTTGGAAAGGGAATTATTCTAGCCAATCTATCAGCAGATGAAAtgtaaaagaaataaggtgtGTGTGAAACGACTGGAGACATTTTCTACACAAACTTAATCTCACTCACATTCTTGAACCTTTCCCCTTGAATACACTTAGGGAAAGTATCTCGCTAGCCATTTTGCATTTATGGAACAGCTGTTGTGTTCACTCTTGACCTTTGTGACTATATGGTACTACCCATATTTATTGAGTTATATTATCTAGACTCAGAATGGTTTGATTTGCTCCTCACTTATATTCCCGAGTTAACAATTGTTTTCTGTGCATATCAATATCATGGTAGTGAgtatatgtgttttgtgtgtgaatCTCATGCTTCACTTAGTATAGCTGTGTGCTTCTATTGTCACCTGATGCTGCTACAGTTCATTTCCAAATGGAATGGAATAGGTTTGGCCTATTTCACAATTCTCAGTCTGGAAACTCAAATCACTATAATGTCCGCGTATATAGACCTTCTGTATGATCTTTGTACATTTGGCACAGCTCTCAAATTAACATACTTTATTGCTGGACTGAATAATAATGACATGGCGTCATTATGGACACTGGAGAAGAAAACACCTCAGTATTGTATttcaaatgaatgaatgaatgaatgaatgaatgtacaGAATGGAGTAAAAAAAATAGTATATGTTTACAATTGTCTGTTGTGGTATAATGTGAAAAGTATTGTGACTCAAATGACTTTCTTCATTATTTCATGGATTCTTTTCACTTTCTTGAATTGAAATCAATTACAACTGAGAATCTGAAAAGATAATCCTGTGCAAATGATTGGCTGACAAATTTACCGTGAGATTTTATCATAATGCCAATGGATTATCACTCACAAAGTTTCACTACCACTGTAGATGTACTTGACCAGTATTTGAAGGAGGCAACAATACAAAGTATGTATTTTAATCAAAAAGCACTGTGGTTGTGTGAATACCGGTAACCCAAAATATGTATTCTAGGGATTCCAAAATAATTCAACATACCACATGAAAGTATGTAATCCATGTAATACATCATTGGTAAATATCTGTATTTGAAAACATGGATGGATTATTGTTGAGATTTCCAAGAAGCTTATCATGCAGTCATATTGTATTTCTGTCAAATTAAATTTGAGGCATCTGTGTTGAATTCTGGTCTTTATTGGTACAATACTTTTATTTATCACCAACATGACTACATATCATATTTAGGCCACGCTCATGTTCAGTGTGTTTTAGAGTGTAGGTTTGACAATGCATTCTGGCAGTCTTACAACTATCTTGACATTAATTGGTGTYataatatacagtacatgaattATGAATATTGAGAATCAGCTATTCtctcagatacagttgaagtcggaagtttacatacaccttagccaaatacatttaaactcaggttttcacaattcctgacatttaatcctaataaaatgtccctgtcttaggtcagttaggatgaccactttattttaagaatgtgaaatgtcagaataatagtacagagaatgatttatttcagcttttatttctttcatcacattcccagtgggtcagaagttaacatacactaaattagaatTTGgtcgcattgcctttaaattgtttaacttgggtcaaacgtttcgggttgccttccacaagcttcccacaataagttgggtgaattttggcccattcctcctgatagagctggtgtaactttgtcaggtttgtaggcctccttgctcgcacacgctttttcagttctgcccacaaattttctttatGATTGaagaagtatgtttggggtcatatccattttgaagacccatttgtgaccgagctttaacttcctgactgagatgttgcttcaatatatccacataattgtccaacctcatgctgccatctattttgtgaagtgcaccagtccctcctgcagcaaagcacccccacaacatgatgctgccacccccgtgcttcacggttgggatggtgttcttcggcttgcaagcacccccctttttcctccaaacataacgatggtcattatggccaaacagttctatttttgtttcatcagaccagaggacatttctccaaaaagtacaatctttgtccccgtgtgcagttgcaaaccatagtcaatcagaagcttctaatgccatgacataattttctgcaattttccaagctgtttaaaggcacagtcaacttagtgtatgtaaacttgtgacccactggaattgtgatacagtgaatcataagtgaaataatctgtctgtaaactattgttggaaaaattacttgtgtcatgcacaaagtagatgtcctaactgacttgccaaaactatagtttgttaacaaagaatttgtggagtggttgaaaactagttttaatgaatccaacctaaatgtatgtaaacttctgacttccacTGTAGATGGGTTTATGATAAAATAATTAATCACTGCATATACCAACTATTTGGAATTTGGCAAAGGTACTTGTTGCTTACGAAGTGAGAAGTTTGATAATCATTGTTGACATTGTAGAAAGAAGATAACTTACTCTAACTCCTTCAGGTACTGTTTCATGCCTTGGGCTTTGATTAACAGGCTGAAGCCCATGTATCTGACATAACTTTATGACCTACCCTTTGACCTTTCTACTGCTGTATATGTGTGTTTTGCTTTGATCAACGGGTGGGAACATTCAGATGTTTTGTATTATCAAAGACACATGGGTTATTACTAATTTATCATTGTCTGATAGAATTCTGATTCAATTCTACATCCTCAGATTCTGGGGGATACATTTCCCATTGAGTTTTgcattttgctgtattgttattTTTCAGCCTACAAACTTGGCCTTCAATCTAACACCTCCACTGAACTACTTCAACACAACATTTGGGTTACAATTTAatgacatatacatacatactgtaggagtgATTTGAGTGTTCTTTTATTTGATGTGTGGTATGCAGAATGTCAGTGCAGAATGTACAGGCTTTGATTGCATCCGGTGGGACAAGTAACCCCTGAACTGAATAATAATTCTAAGATAAcgctaacaaacaaacaaaaattgagAAATGAAGAAAGGAATGTATTCTGTTTGGAAATTCAAATGAGTGCTCTTGAGGGTTTCAAAGTAAAACAAAATGACTTTTTCTGACAGAAAGCAAGTTCAGCTGTAAGGCAAGGTATCTAAGAGGAATCCACTCTGCTCCCACTCCCCTATCAGATGTATTAATGTTGTCACACTGGGCTGTTAActattgtattattgtattgATCTTTTGACAtatttaataaggtttgtatgcTTTAATTTATAGGTTGACATTAGGATAGTGCTGAATGTGAGAATCTCCTTTCGACTGAATACATTTTTTCTAATGTGGTTGTTTGCTTGACTGTGTTCTCTTCTGCAGtctgttttaaatgtttactGCACAGCAGTCTTTCATGATATAAGCTCATCTAATGTATCTAATGAATCCTCACCAACACTTTGTAATTTCAGCGTTATCCCTCTTACTTCCTTGGGATAGTGCTCATTGCAGTGTGTGCATTAAAAGTGTCTGCTTGGTTAAGCCTCAAGATGTATTTAATGTTCAAATATGAGGAGAAAATGATTTAATTCCTCTGCGTTACATTATTTATTCAAATAGTAAGAACAGAAAGCACAAAATTATGTCATAGTGTTTTTAATAATATTTATTCCCGATAATCCTTTTAATATATTGGTGAGCAAGTTATTCAAGGATAAACATGCAGCTAGCTAAGAGTTGAAGATTGTACAACTTTGAGGCAAGGGTTATATGACTGTCTATTCATATGAAATACTATATTCTACCTATTCTATAGATCCTTTGCTGTATACAACAAAGATCACAGCAGTGAATAAGAACGCTTGAGTGACATTTCGTTGCACAGGAATTCTCTGAAAAGTGGATTcataaattacaaaaaaatacaaaacttaagaaacgtttttaaacctcaaattcACGAAGTAAAAAAAGTTTCCTTCAACAgggtggtcaaattaagatcctacatctgtacctgaGTAGTAGTGTGCACTGCAGTGGCTCACTAGGTGGAGCACACATGGACATCATGGCCGTTAATACCATGCATATTATAGTGTATTCAGCAATGGCATGAACAAACAGTCTACTTGTTGTGATATGTGAGATGTTCTGCTTCTCGCCACACTTCCACAATTCAATCTGTGCAAGGCATGTCTTTaatttgggccagtaaccaaaaggttgctggatcaaatccccaaggtgacaaggtaaaaatctgtcgttctgcccctgaacaagacagttgttccccagtaggctgtcattgtaaataatagtttgttcttaactgacttgcctagttaaattatttttaaaaactttgatTATGTTCTTgacttttttcttcttcaataCTTCAACTAGAGGACCAGCGGATGGCTTATTTTGATACAACGGTATTCAGACCTCTGTTTGCTATTTCATCTGGTTTAATTCTTCAGACACTAACACTCATTAAATCAGCAACACTTACTCTTTAATGCTGGTGCATTATGCATTCTTAGCTCAGTCAGATCGACCATCTAGCACAGCTACTGTAACTCATAAAATATGTTTATCCTTCATAAGAATCAAACAATATCCATTAACAAAATGTAAAAGTGCACATCTAACATTACAACCTAAATTA
This window contains:
- the LOC111976479 gene encoding cerebellin-4-like; translation: MVLLGLLDNAMVKYIVLMFSLALISEFVGAQNDTEPIVLEGKCLVVCDSNPTTDWKGSSSPLGISVRAANSKVAFSAVRSNNHEPSEMSNKTRIIYFDQVLVNIGNYFTLESVFLSPRKGIYSFNFHVIKVYQSQTIQVNLMLNGKPVISAFAGDKDVTREAATNGVLLFLDKEDKVYLKLEKGNLVGGWQYSTFSGFLVFPL